The following proteins come from a genomic window of Synechococcus sp. BIOS-E4-1:
- a CDS encoding ATP-binding protein, producing the protein MASDPATAQKEAPAEWATPSAGAEETTARGLWPQARSWWAEFSLQTKLLAVATLVVSLMMTGITFFALNGIQRDTAMNDTRYARDLGLLLAGNVSELVAEGRDRELANVTETFWRSSRSLRYIFFADPDGIVYLGIPVSGSDDASNEDLRLSRRLELPDELRNRTQNPLVRQHMTPQGQVTDVFVPLVENNNYLGVLALGVNPNETALASAALTREVTVAVFISIWVLVILGAVFNALTITRPVKELLRGVRSIGDGDFRARIGLPMGGELGELLDGFNAMASQLQDYDAANIEELQAAQVKQASLIATMADGAVLLDGDGRIVLVNPTARRLFRWEGRNLEGQDFLNELPELLSVELHEPLDAVFSKQTDTNELRSSVGDPPRTLRFVIQAVREPSGDTLKGIAVTIQDLTREVELNAAQSRFISNVSHELRTPLFNIKSYVETLHDMGDQLSEEDRKEFLGVANSETDRLTRLVNDVLDLSRLESNRVVQFSPVDLRPGLEQALRSYQLNASDKQVELSLEADRDLPDVLGNWDLILQVLDNLIGNALKFSRSGGRLTVRAYTWPDSCQMTPSEAEIHSNDGPTCILSSPLPKIRVEVCDTGYGISEESQQRIFERFYRVENAVHTEVGTGLGLSIVRGILEKHGSMISMASEPDVGTTFWFELPLAQEDPEELRWRAERQSDEERLALTPNTES; encoded by the coding sequence ATGGCCAGCGATCCAGCCACGGCTCAAAAAGAGGCCCCGGCGGAATGGGCAACTCCAAGCGCCGGAGCTGAGGAAACAACCGCAAGAGGTTTGTGGCCGCAGGCTCGCTCCTGGTGGGCCGAATTCAGCCTTCAGACCAAACTGCTGGCCGTGGCAACCCTTGTGGTGAGCCTAATGATGACGGGCATCACCTTCTTCGCGCTGAACGGCATTCAGCGCGACACGGCAATGAATGACACGCGTTATGCCAGGGATCTGGGCCTGCTGCTGGCCGGGAATGTCAGCGAGCTGGTGGCGGAAGGACGGGACCGCGAACTCGCCAACGTCACAGAGACCTTCTGGCGTTCGAGCAGAAGTCTGCGCTACATCTTTTTCGCTGATCCGGATGGCATTGTCTACCTGGGGATACCCGTCAGCGGCAGTGACGACGCCAGCAACGAGGATCTGCGCCTGAGCCGGCGTCTGGAACTGCCGGATGAACTGCGCAACCGCACCCAGAATCCGCTGGTCCGCCAGCACATGACTCCCCAGGGTCAGGTCACGGATGTGTTCGTGCCGTTGGTGGAGAACAACAACTACCTGGGCGTATTGGCTCTGGGTGTGAACCCCAATGAAACCGCTCTGGCCAGCGCAGCCCTCACCCGTGAGGTCACGGTGGCGGTGTTCATCTCCATCTGGGTTCTGGTGATTCTGGGCGCTGTTTTCAACGCACTGACCATCACCCGTCCGGTCAAGGAGCTATTGAGAGGCGTCCGATCCATTGGTGATGGTGACTTCCGTGCTCGCATCGGCCTGCCGATGGGTGGCGAATTGGGAGAACTGTTGGATGGCTTCAACGCCATGGCTTCTCAGCTGCAGGACTATGACGCCGCGAACATCGAAGAATTACAGGCTGCTCAGGTCAAGCAGGCGTCGCTGATCGCCACCATGGCGGACGGCGCGGTCTTGCTAGATGGTGATGGCCGAATCGTGCTCGTCAACCCGACGGCGCGACGCTTGTTCCGCTGGGAAGGTCGCAATCTCGAAGGCCAGGACTTTCTCAATGAGCTGCCGGAACTGCTGTCCGTTGAACTGCATGAACCGCTCGATGCTGTGTTCTCCAAGCAAACCGACACCAATGAGCTGCGTAGCAGTGTTGGCGATCCACCGAGGACCCTGCGTTTCGTGATCCAGGCGGTTCGCGAGCCAAGCGGCGACACCCTCAAGGGTATCGCCGTCACCATCCAGGATCTGACGAGGGAAGTGGAGCTGAATGCCGCTCAGAGCCGTTTCATCAGCAACGTCTCCCACGAACTGCGCACACCGTTGTTCAACATCAAGAGTTACGTGGAGACTCTCCACGACATGGGAGACCAGCTCAGTGAAGAGGATCGAAAAGAATTTCTTGGAGTCGCCAATTCAGAGACAGATCGCCTCACCCGCCTGGTGAACGACGTTCTCGATCTATCCAGGCTGGAATCCAATCGCGTTGTGCAGTTTTCTCCGGTCGATCTCCGTCCTGGCCTGGAGCAAGCCCTGCGCAGCTATCAACTCAACGCAAGCGACAAGCAGGTTGAACTGAGCCTGGAAGCCGACCGCGACCTCCCCGATGTTCTAGGCAATTGGGACCTGATCCTGCAGGTGCTCGACAATCTGATCGGCAATGCTCTGAAGTTCAGTCGCAGCGGCGGGCGATTAACGGTCAGGGCTTACACCTGGCCAGACAGCTGTCAGATGACACCTTCAGAAGCAGAAATCCACAGCAACGATGGGCCCACCTGCATCCTGAGTTCACCACTGCCGAAGATCCGGGTTGAGGTCTGTGACACCGGCTATGGCATCAGTGAAGAAAGCCAGCAACGCATCTTTGAGCGCTTTTACCGGGTTGAGAATGCTGTTCACACCGAGGTCGGCACTGGCCTAGGACTGTCGATCGTTCGAGGCATCCTCGAAAAACACGGCAGCATGATCTCAATGGCCAGTGAGCCTGACGTTGGCACCACATTCTGGTTTGAGCTTCCGCTGGCTCAGGAAGATCCTGAGGAATTGAGGTGGAGAGCTGAGCGCCAGAGTGACGAAGAACGCCTTGCTTTGACGCCGAACACAGAAAGCTGA
- the purD gene encoding phosphoribosylamine--glycine ligase, with translation MAHSSSRPQPLPPLRHLLVVGGGGREQSLAWALRRCPGVEAVWVTPGNGGTVDLDDCKSLGIGEQDAEGLLKACLEQAIDLVVIGPEAPLAAGLADRLRDAGLAVFGPSADGAQLEASKAWAKALMWEAGIPTAGHWTVASVSEGLELLEQLQRPLVVKADGLAAGKGVTVAETFEETAAAIRDAFAGRFGSAGERLVLEERLQGPEVSVFALCDGERMVLLPPAQDHKRLLEGDRGPNTGGMGAYAPAPLLDEAGLQRVQQLVLEPTLQALRDQGIQYRGVIYAGLMLTPEGPQVIEFNCRFGDPECQTLMPLMGPELATVLQACALGCLDLAPELSIASMCSACVVAAAEGYPETPRKGDVIQLQSDPDRQRQLFHAGTCRQADGTVKTAGGRVLTQVAQAADFDQAFASAYAGLELVRFNGMQFRRDIGHQVRRS, from the coding sequence ATGGCCCATTCCAGCTCCCGTCCTCAGCCCCTCCCACCGCTCCGACATCTGCTCGTGGTGGGCGGTGGTGGCCGTGAACAGTCTCTGGCCTGGGCCTTACGCCGCTGCCCAGGAGTGGAGGCTGTATGGGTCACTCCGGGAAACGGAGGGACCGTCGACCTCGACGACTGCAAGTCGCTGGGGATTGGGGAACAGGATGCCGAGGGCCTGCTCAAAGCCTGCCTGGAGCAAGCAATCGATCTCGTTGTGATCGGACCAGAAGCCCCCCTTGCCGCTGGGTTAGCCGACCGTTTGCGCGATGCAGGACTGGCCGTGTTTGGCCCCAGCGCCGATGGAGCCCAGCTTGAGGCGAGCAAGGCCTGGGCCAAGGCTTTGATGTGGGAAGCTGGAATCCCCACCGCTGGCCACTGGACCGTCGCCAGCGTCAGCGAAGGGCTTGAGCTACTGGAACAGCTTCAACGGCCACTGGTGGTGAAAGCCGATGGCCTGGCTGCCGGCAAGGGAGTCACCGTCGCCGAAACATTCGAAGAAACCGCAGCGGCGATCCGTGACGCCTTTGCCGGACGCTTCGGCTCCGCAGGCGAACGGCTGGTTCTGGAGGAACGCCTGCAAGGTCCTGAAGTGTCTGTTTTCGCCTTATGCGATGGCGAGCGCATGGTGCTGCTGCCGCCAGCCCAAGACCACAAAAGGTTGCTCGAGGGCGACAGGGGACCGAATACCGGGGGCATGGGCGCCTATGCACCCGCTCCGTTGCTTGATGAAGCCGGACTCCAGCGGGTTCAGCAGCTTGTGCTCGAACCCACCCTGCAAGCACTGAGGGATCAGGGAATCCAGTACAGAGGCGTGATCTATGCCGGCCTCATGCTGACCCCGGAAGGTCCACAGGTGATCGAATTCAACTGTCGCTTCGGTGATCCTGAATGCCAGACCCTGATGCCCTTGATGGGTCCAGAACTCGCAACGGTTCTGCAGGCCTGCGCCCTCGGGTGTTTAGACCTGGCACCCGAACTGTCGATTGCCAGCATGTGCAGCGCTTGTGTTGTCGCCGCCGCTGAGGGCTATCCCGAGACTCCACGCAAAGGGGATGTGATCCAGCTGCAGTCGGATCCCGACAGGCAACGGCAACTGTTTCATGCCGGCACATGTCGTCAGGCCGATGGCACGGTGAAGACTGCCGGCGGAAGAGTTCTGACCCAGGTCGCCCAGGCGGCGGACTTTGATCAGGCCTTCGCCAGCGCCTATGCAGGCCTCGAATTGGTGCGTTTCAACGGGATGCAGTTCCGCCGCGACATCGGTCATCAGGTGCGCCGGTCCTAG
- the purC gene encoding phosphoribosylaminoimidazolesuccinocarboxamide synthase → MTISHGDLLYEGKAKRIYAGSSDQQVLVEFKNDATAFNAQKKAQLDDKGRLNCLISACLFELLEREGIPTHYCGIAEETWMLVQRVEVIPVEVVLRNIATGSLCRETPIAQGTALEPALLDLYYKDDGLGDPLLTDARLELLGLVSRELRGRIESLARKVNSVLIPFFRSVDLQLVDFKLELGLNATGELLVADEISPDTCRLWDLSCMDAEKRILDKDRFRKDLGGVIEAYGEVCKRVQGACPTPRNCS, encoded by the coding sequence ATGACCATTTCTCACGGCGACCTTCTTTACGAAGGCAAAGCCAAGCGCATTTATGCAGGCTCAAGCGACCAGCAGGTGCTGGTGGAGTTCAAGAACGACGCCACTGCATTCAACGCTCAGAAGAAGGCTCAGCTGGATGACAAGGGGCGTCTCAACTGCCTGATCTCAGCCTGTCTGTTCGAGTTGCTGGAGCGAGAGGGAATCCCCACGCATTACTGCGGAATCGCTGAGGAAACCTGGATGCTTGTCCAGCGCGTCGAGGTGATTCCAGTTGAGGTTGTGTTGCGCAACATCGCCACCGGATCGCTCTGTCGCGAGACGCCGATCGCCCAGGGCACAGCACTTGAACCGGCTCTGCTTGACCTCTATTACAAAGATGACGGCCTGGGTGATCCGTTGCTGACGGATGCACGCCTGGAACTTTTGGGTCTGGTCTCCAGAGAGCTGCGGGGGCGGATCGAGTCATTGGCCAGGAAGGTGAATTCCGTGCTGATTCCTTTTTTCAGGAGTGTCGACCTGCAGCTGGTTGATTTCAAGCTGGAGCTTGGACTGAATGCCACAGGTGAGCTGCTTGTTGCTGATGAGATCAGTCCTGACACGTGTCGACTCTGGGATCTGTCCTGCATGGATGCGGAGAAACGCATTCTCGACAAGGACCGCTTCCGGAAGGATTTGGGCGGTGTGATCGAGGCCTACGGGGAGGTCTGCAAACGGGTACAAGGGGCCTGCCCGACACCCCGCAACTGCAGTTAA
- a CDS encoding BamA/TamA family outer membrane protein has product MVAFSSSRTKNAVRRGAVGFALALPLISGLPGQAQAEPDGTEIEAAQAEEIQVDVEAEAVEAEGVEAEAVEAEGVEAELTEEQIDVEQIEVTPAPAATPVAEPIDEGPQQPRVLITEVIIEGIDGHPEQERLELAAYDAMRVRPGSRVTREELKLDLDAIYATGWFSDVRIEPINGPLGVQLAVQVVPNPVMTQVVLEPEDNKIEPQVIEDTFSSDYGRTLNLNELQLRMKELQKWYADQGYSLARVSGPTRVSPDGVVQLKVLIGTVAGVEVKFINKEGEDTNEKGEPIKGKTKPWVVSREISIKPGEPFNRTQLESDIRRLYGTSLFSDVKVTLQPVTGEPGFITIVLGIVEQSTGSLSGGLGYSQSQGVFGQLQLSDSNLFGRAWDLALNFTYGQFGGLANLTFSDPWIKGDNHRTSFRTSFFLSREVPQVFQSQDDGDIVALNDYFDNDSSKTYSISSSNNPAGSKFDNVDEANDEFSDTSWFDFEGDSIALERIGGNVIFARPLNGGDPFKKVPWQVLAGLNLQAVRPINYAGETRPYGIASRRIKNDRVNKDEVICTAFNCADQNTLASIRVATTYSTLNDGRNPTSGNFFSFGTEQYLSVGENSPTFNRIRTSYTHFIPVKWLKIAKGCRPKEGEPENCPQALAFQIKAGTVIGQLPPYEAFCLGGSNSVRGWFDCDLAVGRSFGEATIEYRFPIFSIFQGEVFIDAGTDFGSQANVPGKPGELLDKPGSGVSPGIGVIVTTPVGPLRLEVASQNFTGEYRFNLGVGWKF; this is encoded by the coding sequence ATGGTCGCTTTCTCCTCCAGCCGAACCAAGAACGCCGTTCGGCGAGGTGCCGTGGGATTTGCCCTCGCCCTTCCATTGATCAGCGGCCTGCCGGGGCAAGCCCAGGCTGAGCCTGATGGGACTGAGATCGAAGCTGCTCAGGCTGAAGAGATCCAGGTGGATGTTGAAGCAGAAGCAGTTGAGGCAGAGGGCGTTGAGGCAGAAGCAGTCGAGGCAGAGGGTGTTGAGGCAGAGCTGACCGAGGAGCAGATCGACGTTGAGCAGATCGAGGTCACCCCTGCCCCGGCCGCAACTCCCGTTGCCGAGCCGATTGACGAGGGGCCACAACAGCCCAGGGTGTTGATCACTGAGGTGATCATTGAGGGCATCGATGGACATCCAGAGCAGGAACGTCTCGAGCTCGCGGCCTATGACGCCATGCGTGTGCGCCCTGGCAGCAGGGTGACGAGAGAGGAACTGAAGCTTGATCTCGATGCGATCTACGCCACGGGATGGTTCTCAGACGTGCGAATTGAGCCGATCAACGGTCCGCTGGGTGTGCAACTGGCGGTGCAGGTGGTTCCCAACCCGGTGATGACCCAGGTTGTTCTTGAGCCTGAAGACAACAAGATCGAACCTCAGGTGATTGAGGACACCTTCAGTTCCGATTACGGCCGCACGCTCAACCTCAATGAGCTGCAGCTGCGCATGAAAGAGCTGCAGAAGTGGTACGCCGATCAGGGTTATTCACTGGCCCGTGTTAGCGGACCCACCAGGGTGAGTCCTGATGGGGTGGTGCAGCTGAAGGTGCTGATCGGCACCGTGGCCGGTGTCGAGGTCAAATTCATCAACAAGGAAGGGGAGGACACCAATGAGAAAGGAGAGCCGATCAAGGGCAAGACCAAGCCGTGGGTGGTGAGCAGGGAAATCTCCATCAAGCCCGGGGAACCTTTCAACCGCACCCAGCTTGAGAGCGACATCCGTCGTTTGTATGGCACATCGCTGTTCAGTGATGTGAAGGTGACCTTGCAGCCTGTCACTGGTGAGCCAGGCTTCATCACCATCGTTCTGGGCATCGTCGAGCAGTCCACTGGCTCGCTCTCAGGTGGTCTCGGCTACAGCCAGAGTCAGGGTGTCTTTGGCCAGCTCCAGCTTTCCGACAGCAATCTGTTCGGTCGTGCCTGGGACCTGGCACTGAACTTCACCTACGGTCAGTTCGGTGGACTTGCGAACCTCACGTTCTCCGATCCCTGGATTAAAGGAGACAACCATCGCACCTCCTTCCGGACCTCCTTCTTCCTTAGCCGGGAAGTTCCTCAGGTCTTCCAAAGTCAGGACGATGGAGATATTGTTGCTCTGAATGATTACTTTGATAACGACTCATCTAAGACCTATTCCATTAGCTCCAGCAATAATCCCGCTGGAAGCAAATTTGATAATGTTGATGAGGCAAATGATGAGTTTTCTGATACCAGCTGGTTTGATTTTGAGGGCGATTCAATCGCTTTGGAGCGTATTGGCGGAAATGTGATTTTTGCTCGTCCGCTCAATGGCGGCGATCCTTTCAAGAAGGTGCCCTGGCAGGTATTGGCTGGACTGAATCTTCAGGCTGTCCGTCCCATCAACTATGCGGGTGAGACAAGGCCTTACGGCATCGCCAGCAGAAGAATCAAAAACGATCGTGTCAACAAGGATGAGGTGATTTGTACCGCCTTCAATTGCGCTGATCAGAACACGCTCGCCAGTATTCGGGTCGCAACCACTTACAGCACACTGAATGATGGTCGGAATCCGACCTCAGGTAATTTCTTCAGTTTCGGTACGGAACAATATCTCTCTGTTGGAGAGAACTCTCCGACCTTCAACCGCATCCGCACCAGCTACACCCATTTCATTCCTGTCAAGTGGCTGAAGATCGCCAAGGGCTGTCGCCCCAAGGAGGGTGAACCGGAGAATTGTCCTCAGGCTCTGGCCTTCCAGATCAAGGCAGGCACCGTGATCGGTCAGTTGCCCCCTTATGAAGCCTTCTGTCTGGGTGGATCTAACTCGGTTCGCGGCTGGTTCGACTGTGATCTGGCTGTCGGGCGCAGTTTCGGCGAAGCAACCATTGAGTACCGCTTCCCTATCTTCAGCATCTTCCAGGGCGAAGTGTTCATCGATGCAGGTACCGATTTCGGATCCCAGGCCAATGTCCCCGGCAAACCAGGTGAGCTGCTCGACAAACCAGGTTCGGGTGTCTCTCCAGGTATTGGTGTGATCGTCACCACACCTGTAGGACCTCTGCGTCTGGAGGTGGCCAGCCAAAACTTCACGGGAGAGTACCGCTTCAATCTGGGCGTCGGCTGGAAGTTCTGA
- the lpxC gene encoding UDP-3-O-acyl-N-acetylglucosamine deacetylase → MVLWPHDYDGAWTLEGPARRSGIGLHSGEEVSVTLQPSTQPGVWVSWPTNGGDPLRLEPSQVRDSPLCTTLELGDRKLATVEHLLAAIAGCGLTHVHLEVEGREIPLLDGSSQGWVEAIAEAGLAPASTPAPARPQLRQPIALHRGSSVITATPAEQFTLVGVIDFPQPAIGRQQCALALTPDSFVAEIAPARTFGFREQVDQLRAAGLIQGGALDNALVCDGDHWLNPPLRYPDEPVRHKLLDLIGDLALVGFPRAQVLVYRGSHGLHTDLAAALADRSNAQP, encoded by the coding sequence ATGGTCCTGTGGCCTCATGATTACGACGGAGCCTGGACCCTTGAGGGTCCGGCCCGACGCAGCGGCATTGGCCTGCACAGCGGTGAAGAGGTCTCAGTCACCCTGCAGCCTTCGACCCAGCCGGGCGTCTGGGTGAGCTGGCCAACAAACGGCGGCGACCCGCTCAGACTGGAGCCTTCCCAGGTGCGTGACAGCCCGCTGTGCACCACTCTCGAGCTGGGTGACCGAAAGCTCGCCACGGTGGAACATCTGCTTGCTGCTATCGCCGGGTGCGGTCTCACCCATGTGCATCTCGAAGTTGAAGGCAGGGAGATTCCTCTTTTGGATGGCTCCTCCCAGGGATGGGTGGAAGCCATCGCCGAGGCAGGCCTTGCCCCGGCATCAACACCTGCTCCGGCTAGGCCGCAGCTGCGGCAGCCGATCGCTCTGCATCGCGGCAGCAGTGTGATCACCGCCACGCCAGCTGAGCAGTTCACGCTGGTGGGCGTGATTGATTTCCCCCAGCCGGCCATCGGTCGTCAGCAATGTGCACTGGCACTGACGCCGGACAGTTTCGTGGCGGAGATCGCTCCGGCTCGCACCTTCGGCTTCCGTGAGCAGGTGGATCAACTGCGTGCAGCGGGGCTGATTCAGGGTGGTGCCCTTGATAACGCTCTGGTCTGTGATGGCGACCACTGGCTGAATCCACCCCTGCGCTATCCCGATGAACCGGTGCGCCATAAGCTTCTTGACCTGATCGGTGATCTGGCGCTTGTGGGTTTTCCGCGGGCGCAGGTGCTGGTCTACCGCGGCTCCCATGGTCTGCACACCGACCTGGCAGCGGCCCTGGCCGATCGATCCAATGCTCAGCCCTGA
- the fabZ gene encoding 3-hydroxyacyl-ACP dehydratase FabZ, protein MLTAEQIMGLLPHRYPFALVDRVLEHVPGEKAVAIKNITLNEPQFQGHFPGRPLMPGVLIVEAMAQVGGLIVTQMPDLPKGLFVFAGIDGVRFRRPVIPGDQLLITCELLSLKRKRFGKVKAEATVDGQLVCSGELMFSLVD, encoded by the coding sequence CTGCTCACTGCGGAGCAGATCATGGGACTGCTTCCCCACCGCTATCCCTTTGCGCTTGTGGATCGTGTTCTGGAGCATGTGCCCGGTGAAAAAGCTGTGGCCATCAAGAACATCACCCTCAATGAGCCTCAGTTCCAGGGCCATTTCCCTGGACGTCCGTTAATGCCTGGAGTGTTGATCGTGGAGGCCATGGCGCAGGTGGGTGGTCTGATCGTCACCCAGATGCCCGATCTTCCCAAAGGTCTTTTTGTTTTTGCCGGTATCGATGGCGTGCGCTTCCGCCGTCCGGTGATCCCCGGTGACCAGCTGCTGATCACCTGCGAGCTGCTGAGTCTCAAACGCAAGCGGTTTGGCAAGGTGAAGGCTGAGGCCACGGTGGATGGTCAACTGGTCTGCTCCGGGGAGCTCATGTTCTCGCTGGTTGACTGA
- the lpxA gene encoding acyl-ACP--UDP-N-acetylglucosamine O-acyltransferase yields the protein MSEQRSPAVTAEDRPPQIHPLAAVDSRAELATGVVIGPGAVVGPDVRIGPHTWVGPHAVLDGRLIIGEHNKIFPGACLGLEPQDLKYKGAPTEVVIGNHNTIRECVTINRATDEGEQTRIGDHNLLMAYCHLGHNCLLGNGIVMSNSIQVAGHVLIEDKAVIGGCLGIHQFVQIGGMAMVGGMTRVDRDVPPYCLVEGHPGRVRGLNRVGLRRRGLDRKDQGQEIKQLQDIWSLLYRSDHVIAEGLRLAREQPLMPLADHLCSFLEGSISQGRRGPMPAVGGR from the coding sequence ATGAGTGAACAGCGATCCCCCGCCGTGACTGCTGAGGACCGTCCTCCCCAGATTCATCCGCTTGCGGCAGTCGATTCCCGGGCCGAGCTTGCCACTGGTGTGGTGATTGGCCCTGGTGCCGTTGTGGGTCCTGATGTTCGCATTGGCCCTCATACCTGGGTCGGGCCCCACGCGGTGCTGGACGGTCGACTCATCATTGGCGAACACAACAAGATTTTTCCGGGTGCCTGCCTCGGGCTCGAGCCTCAGGATCTCAAGTACAAAGGCGCTCCGACAGAGGTGGTGATCGGCAATCACAACACCATCCGTGAATGCGTCACGATCAACCGGGCCACCGATGAGGGAGAGCAGACCCGCATCGGCGACCACAACCTGTTAATGGCCTACTGCCATCTGGGGCACAACTGTCTTCTGGGCAACGGCATCGTGATGTCCAACAGCATCCAGGTTGCCGGGCATGTTCTGATCGAGGACAAGGCAGTGATAGGTGGATGCCTGGGGATTCACCAGTTCGTTCAGATCGGCGGAATGGCCATGGTTGGAGGCATGACAAGGGTGGACCGGGATGTGCCTCCCTACTGCCTCGTTGAGGGCCACCCCGGAAGGGTGCGAGGCCTCAATCGCGTGGGTCTGCGCAGGCGGGGCCTTGATCGCAAGGATCAGGGGCAGGAAATCAAGCAGCTTCAGGACATCTGGTCGCTGCTCTATCGCTCGGACCATGTGATTGCTGAAGGTCTGCGTCTTGCTCGTGAGCAGCCCCTGATGCCTCTGGCCGATCATCTCTGCTCTTTCCTCGAGGGATCGATCAGTCAGGGAAGGCGTGGCCCCATGCCTGCTGTCGGTGGTCGCTGA